The Paenibacillus swuensis genome contains the following window.
CCCGAAATCTACAGTTTCAAGGAAGCGGGTTAGGTCTCAGCATTTCGAAGCGTTTAACGGAGTCGATGAAGGGAACGATGGCCCTTAGCAGCAAACCCTTTGAAAAAACGACCTTTACGTGTATTTTTAAACGAATGACATACTAAATTTTCTCTCGTTGGGATGTTCTGCTGAACATCTCTTTTTTTTGGGGCTTAGCGTAAGAAACTTGTAAGGATTGAGTAAGAAAAAACTTGAATTCGATGGTTATGATAGAGATAACACAAAGAAATCATGTGAATACGGAGGGCAACTAATGAATGACATTATTCGCACTTATGAACTTTCGAAAGCCATACATGGCCATACCATCCTATCTGATGTGAATCTTCATGTAAGAAAAGGCGAAATGTACGGTCTGCTTGGTTCGAACGGCGCCGGAAAGACAACGATTATGAAATTGCTGACAGGGATCGTCCTTCCCAGCTCAGGGGAGATTACATTGTTTGGAACGAGGCTTACTGAAACGAACAAAGATGTATTAAAGCGGGTTGGAAGCATTATTGAGTATCCGATTTTCTTTGAGCACCTGACGGCCATGGAGAACCTTCAGCTTCATTGTGAATATCTAGGTTTTTACGATAAAAAAGCGATAATTCAAGCGATGGACATGGTCAATTTACGAGGAGTCGAAGATAAGAAGGTCAGGGGGTTCTCGTTAGGGATGAAGCAACGGCTGGGCATTGTTAGAGCCGCAATTACGAAGCCGGAGCTCATTGTGCTGGATGAACCCACCAATGGACTTGACCCCGTTGGTATTAAAGACATGAGAGAACTGATACAGATGTTAAACAAGGAGTATGGCATCACCTTCCTTCTCTCTAGTCATATCTTGGGCGAAATGGAACTGCTAGCTGATCGAATTGGCGTGGTTCAAGACGGAAAACTGGTGAATGAAGTAACACTGGCGGACATTCGAAAGCAAAGGACCGATTATATTGAACTCGTGACAACGCATGTACAAAGAACTGTTTACTTACTTGAACACGAGCTTGGTATAACCAATTTCAAAATGGTGTCAGATCAACGAATTCGGATTTATGATACGGTTTTGTCTTCCGGTGAGATTACCAAAATACTAGTCTCTCATCATATTGAAATAGAGGAGATCCAGAAACATACGAGCACACTGGAAGATTTCTTTTATCATCAAATTCAAGGGGGAGTTACAGTTGGTTAAGCTGATGATGCTGGAATGGAGAAAACTAGAACAAAGAAAAGTAATCGGTGAAGTCATCATTTATTGGGCTATCCTTATGTTCTTGCCGGCGTTCTTTCTTAAAGTCGTGCTTGCCGATGAACCGACAGTTACGTTCGGGCAGAGTTATTCCCATGCTATTCAACTGATGCTGCCGATTCAAATGGGATTTCTATTATTTGGCGCTTCCCTTATCAATCATGTATTCATAGAGGAATACAAGAATAAAACCATTGCCCTTTCATTCGGGTATCCCATTAGCCGGAAGAGGTTGGTTATGGCCAAAGCTTTGTTTATCGGACTGTCGGTTTTCATCTGTACGTTGATATCCTTTGTACTCTCGGGTATAACGACTTATGTATTGGATCAGGTGCTTGATGTAATTAAGGGAGAGCCAACATTGGCAGATCTCATAACTTATACCGGAAGGATGATTATTCATTCTATCGTTGTAGCATTTGCCAGCCTGATCCCGCTGTTTTTCTTTGGGCTCTGGAGGAGAGCGGTTATCCCAACCGTAATATGTG
Protein-coding sequences here:
- a CDS encoding ATP-binding cassette domain-containing protein gives rise to the protein MNDIIRTYELSKAIHGHTILSDVNLHVRKGEMYGLLGSNGAGKTTIMKLLTGIVLPSSGEITLFGTRLTETNKDVLKRVGSIIEYPIFFEHLTAMENLQLHCEYLGFYDKKAIIQAMDMVNLRGVEDKKVRGFSLGMKQRLGIVRAAITKPELIVLDEPTNGLDPVGIKDMRELIQMLNKEYGITFLLSSHILGEMELLADRIGVVQDGKLVNEVTLADIRKQRTDYIELVTTHVQRTVYLLEHELGITNFKMVSDQRIRIYDTVLSSGEITKILVSHHIEIEEIQKHTSTLEDFFYHQIQGGVTVG
- a CDS encoding ABC transporter permease; amino-acid sequence: MVKLMMLEWRKLEQRKVIGEVIIYWAILMFLPAFFLKVVLADEPTVTFGQSYSHAIQLMLPIQMGFLLFGASLINHVFIEEYKNKTIALSFGYPISRKRLVMAKALFIGLSVFICTLISFVLSGITTYVLDQVLDVIKGEPTLADLITYTGRMIIHSIVVAFASLIPLFFFGLWRRAVIPTVICAVFLMQFPNFLGMVQITLNLDIIYTVLSLVGVGSVWLSVRMVNRLGDL